A region from the Arachis ipaensis cultivar K30076 chromosome B01, Araip1.1, whole genome shotgun sequence genome encodes:
- the LOC107617446 gene encoding mitochondrial import inner membrane translocase subunit TIM50 isoform X3 produces the protein MSLSILRSRSISIAATRLLCTASSAPASASESAPPPEAEPRRPGGFLKFAVGSILTGAIATAGYASYGPSYSLNEIEEKTKSFRESVKKSPGDGATSLDKFQGLLYSAAMTVPVKAIELYLDTRKLVEEQVRSYTEPHAEKLLPDLLPPEQHAFTLVLDLNETLIHYIWTRETGWQTFKRPGVDAFLEHLAHYYEIVVYSDEQNMFVDTVMERLDTNHYVRYRLARTATKYQDGKHFRDLSKLNRDPAKVLYLSGHAFESCLQPENCVPIKPWQQTDKDDTALLDFIPFLEFISFV, from the exons ATGTCTCTCAGCATTCTCCGATCGCGATCCATTTCCATCGCAGCCACCCGCCTCCTCTGCACAGCCAGTTCTGCCCCCGCTTCCGCTTCGGAGTCGGCTCCGCCACCGGAGGCCGAGCCACGCCGCCCCGGTGGCTTCCTCAAGTTCGCCGTCGGAAGCATACTCACCGGTGCCATCGCCACTGCCGGTTACGCATCTTACG GACCAT CTTACAGTTTGAATGAGATAGAAGAAAAAACTAAGTCTTTCCGTGAGTCAGTGAAGAAGAGTCCAGGTGATGGAGCTACTTCACTTGAT AAATTTCAAGGGTTGCTATACTCTGCAGCAATGACAG TGCCTGTTAAAGCGATAGAGCTCTATTTGGATACAAGAAAGTTAGTTGAAGAACAAGTTCGG AGCTACACGGAGCCACATGCAGAGAAGCTTCTTCCAGATTTGTTACCTCCCGAGCAACATGCGTTTACACTTGTTCTGGATCTCAATGAGACATTGATTCATTATATATGGACG CGAGAGACAGGCTGGCAGACATTTAAGAGACCTGGTGTTGATGCATTCTTGGAACATCTTGCTCACTATTATGAAATTGTCGTCTACAGCGATGAACAAAATATG TTTGTTGACACTGTCATGGAAAGGCTGGATACCAACCATTATGTACGATATAGGCTAGCAAGGACAGCTACAAAGTATCAAGATGGGAAACATTTCAGA GATCTTTCAAAATTAAACAGGGATCCTGCAAAAGTTCTCTATTTAAGTGGCCATGCTTTCGAAAGTTGCCTTCAACCTGAGAACTGTGTCCCAATTAAGCCATGGCAGC